The following are encoded together in the Halobaculum limi genome:
- a CDS encoding DUF4188 domain-containing protein encodes MRETMHKRRMTAERDEPFVVFLIGMRINRYWKVHKWLPVAAAMPKMLRELEAQEDSGLLHHEQTINTRTILMVQYWESFETLRDYAREMEREHLPAWIEYNQTSGKSGDVGIFHETYLVDPGDYETVYNNMPAFGLGAAADLRPATGTLETAGRRLGTDDDEPAVTVEGETADSAREN; translated from the coding sequence GTGAGAGAGACGATGCATAAGAGACGGATGACTGCGGAGAGAGACGAACCCTTCGTGGTATTCCTCATTGGAATGCGGATCAATCGGTATTGGAAAGTCCACAAGTGGCTTCCAGTGGCTGCAGCGATGCCTAAGATGCTTCGAGAACTCGAGGCGCAGGAGGACTCGGGACTGCTACACCACGAGCAAACGATCAACACTCGGACGATATTGATGGTACAGTACTGGGAATCCTTCGAGACCCTTCGCGACTACGCGAGAGAGATGGAGCGGGAGCACCTCCCTGCGTGGATCGAGTACAACCAGACGAGTGGGAAGAGCGGTGACGTCGGGATCTTCCACGAGACATACCTCGTCGACCCCGGGGACTACGAAACCGTCTACAACAACATGCCGGCGTTCGGTCTCGGTGCTGCGGCAGACCTCCGGCCAGCGACTGGCACGCTGGAGACTGCAGGTAGACGACTCGGAACGGATGACGACGAGCCAGCCGTGACTGTGGAAGGTGAGACTGCCGACTCGGCCAGAGAGAACTGA
- a CDS encoding PAS domain-containing sensor histidine kinase yields the protein MQRRGNRRLVDHVQEAVVLLDEEYLIVDVNDSVESMLGFEPTAYVGFDPFEFVHPDDRVRVMQEFNRAVAMEGNLETAIEFRHEMASGSYRWIAARVSSLPDHADAAYVVSARDVSDRVAAETRGETIENRLSELTTTAKDVLWTYTADWEELLFVNPAYEEIYGQSPERLRDSPQAFLETIHPDDLPKVERAQRALSEGSSVDMEYRVDESTGYATWVWVKAEPIVQDGDVVRISGFSRDITDRRNHEHQLSVMDNLLRHNLRNDMNVVLGQAELARREASAVTDNVAVIESTIEGLLDTADKQREVIEVLQTRSQTQSFALSHVVKSVAADLLDDHPNARVSGNHLDDVEVIAHTKLEMAIAELAENAVVHNDADCPSVEFGVVDAGDEAVLVVRDDGAPIPQFEAEVLNGGQNMDNVFHSGGLGLWLVYWIVDVSDGQIDIEADETGNTVRVRLPTCG from the coding sequence GTGCAACGAAGGGGGAACCGTCGGTTGGTCGACCATGTGCAGGAGGCGGTCGTCCTCCTCGACGAGGAGTATCTGATCGTCGACGTCAACGATTCCGTGGAGTCGATGCTGGGGTTCGAACCCACGGCGTACGTCGGCTTCGACCCGTTCGAGTTCGTCCACCCCGACGACAGGGTACGGGTGATGCAGGAGTTCAACCGTGCGGTCGCGATGGAAGGGAATCTCGAGACGGCTATCGAATTCCGCCACGAGATGGCGTCAGGGTCGTACCGCTGGATCGCCGCGCGCGTCTCGTCGCTCCCCGACCACGCGGACGCGGCGTACGTGGTGAGCGCTCGTGACGTGTCCGACCGTGTTGCCGCCGAGACGCGCGGCGAGACGATCGAGAACAGACTGAGCGAACTCACCACGACCGCCAAGGACGTCCTCTGGACGTATACGGCCGACTGGGAAGAACTCCTGTTCGTCAACCCCGCCTACGAGGAAATATACGGCCAATCACCGGAACGGCTCCGCGATAGTCCACAGGCGTTTCTCGAGACGATTCACCCAGATGACCTTCCGAAGGTTGAACGGGCCCAACGCGCACTTTCTGAGGGTTCGTCTGTCGATATGGAGTATCGAGTCGACGAGTCGACTGGGTACGCGACGTGGGTGTGGGTGAAGGCAGAACCGATCGTCCAAGATGGAGACGTCGTCAGGATATCGGGCTTCTCCCGCGATATCACCGACCGGCGCAATCACGAACATCAACTGTCGGTGATGGATAACCTGCTGCGACACAACCTCCGCAACGATATGAACGTCGTCCTCGGACAGGCCGAACTCGCACGCCGCGAGGCCTCTGCGGTTACGGACAACGTAGCTGTGATCGAATCGACGATCGAAGGCCTCCTCGACACCGCAGACAAACAGCGGGAGGTGATCGAGGTGCTACAGACGCGGAGTCAGACGCAGTCGTTCGCCCTCTCCCACGTGGTCAAGTCGGTCGCGGCGGACCTCCTTGACGACCACCCGAACGCCAGGGTGAGCGGCAACCACCTCGACGACGTTGAGGTGATCGCACACACCAAACTGGAGATGGCGATAGCCGAACTGGCGGAGAACGCGGTCGTCCACAACGACGCCGACTGCCCGTCGGTTGAGTTCGGCGTCGTCGACGCAGGCGACGAGGCGGTGTTGGTCGTCCGGGACGACGGCGCACCGATTCCGCAGTTCGAAGCCGAAGTGCTCAACGGCGGGCAGAATATGGATAACGTGTTCCACAGCGGCGGTCTCGGCCTGTGGCTCGTCTACTGGATCGTCGACGTCTCCGACGGACAGATCGATATCGAGGCCGACGAAACCGGTAATACCGTCCGCGTCCGGTTGCCTACGTGTGGCTGA
- a CDS encoding ATP-binding protein — translation MTFYDRADELDALDTAFESPGHDFYVIYGRRRVGKTELLKEFCADRPHIYFLAAQEAEDRQREKFVEKVADHFDDRVPRIDSWDQALEYLGEKLANERIVVAIDEFPYLVEENDSLPSYLQSFVDEQLQETESMLVLCGSSVSTMESEVLGHESPLYGRRTGQIDVQPFSFRQSQAVIDYDIENAIRSFAVTGGTPLYLTLFDYDHPLEKNIRTQILSPTAVLYNEPEFLLRTELRNPARYMSILEAIATGHTTPNEISGVTGIDSGPLSKYLQTLRRLRLIDREVPVMASAKQSKRSRYHVADEFLRFWFRFVEPNRSSIQEAPDVVYDGTIEPNLPDYVATTFEEVCRETVWEAIRRGHLEPYSEVGRWWYGEDEIDIVGLAPDADRILFAECKWTSEPVGPALVTQLREKAGRVRWGPDTREEEFALFSKSGFVDGLADDVDENWSLYELSEMNAIL, via the coding sequence ATGACCTTCTACGATCGGGCGGACGAACTCGACGCCCTCGACACGGCGTTCGAGTCTCCGGGCCACGACTTCTACGTGATCTATGGTCGGCGTCGCGTCGGGAAAACAGAACTCCTCAAAGAATTCTGTGCTGATCGACCACACATCTACTTCCTAGCGGCCCAGGAAGCCGAGGACCGGCAGCGCGAGAAGTTCGTCGAGAAAGTCGCTGACCACTTCGACGACCGCGTTCCCCGTATCGACAGCTGGGACCAGGCTTTGGAGTACCTCGGCGAGAAACTGGCGAACGAACGGATCGTTGTCGCCATCGACGAGTTCCCCTACCTCGTAGAAGAAAACGACTCCCTCCCGTCGTATCTCCAATCGTTCGTCGATGAGCAGCTCCAAGAAACCGAGTCGATGCTCGTGCTGTGTGGCTCGAGCGTGAGCACGATGGAGTCGGAGGTGCTCGGTCACGAGAGCCCGCTATATGGTCGTCGTACGGGTCAGATCGACGTGCAGCCGTTTTCCTTCCGCCAATCTCAGGCTGTCATCGACTACGATATCGAGAACGCAATCCGGTCGTTTGCGGTCACGGGCGGCACTCCGCTGTACCTCACCCTCTTCGACTACGACCACCCCCTTGAGAAGAACATTCGGACACAGATTCTCTCCCCGACGGCAGTCCTCTACAACGAACCCGAATTCCTCCTCCGCACTGAGTTACGGAACCCCGCGAGATATATGAGTATTCTCGAGGCGATCGCAACCGGACACACGACGCCCAACGAGATCTCGGGAGTGACCGGCATCGATTCCGGGCCGCTGTCGAAGTACCTCCAGACCCTCCGCCGACTGCGGTTGATCGACCGCGAGGTCCCCGTGATGGCATCCGCAAAACAGTCCAAGCGATCGCGATACCACGTGGCCGACGAGTTCCTCCGGTTCTGGTTCCGATTCGTTGAACCGAATCGCTCCAGCATTCAAGAAGCCCCCGACGTCGTCTACGACGGAACGATCGAGCCGAATCTCCCCGACTACGTCGCAACGACCTTCGAGGAGGTCTGTCGAGAAACCGTCTGGGAAGCTATCCGTCGAGGCCATCTTGAGCCGTATTCCGAAGTCGGACGGTGGTGGTACGGGGAAGACGAGATCGACATCGTTGGGCTCGCCCCGGACGCCGACCGGATTTTGTTCGCGGAGTGTAAATGGACGAGTGAGCCGGTTGGCCCGGCCCTCGTTACGCAGCTCCGCGAGAAAGCCGGGCGTGTTCGATGGGGGCCGGACACGCGCGAGGAGGAATTCGCGTTGTTCTCGAAAAGCGGGTTCGTCGATGGACTCGCGGACGACGTCGATGAGAACTGGTCGCTGTACGAGCTGAGCGAGATGAATGCCATTCTGTAG
- a CDS encoding YncE family protein: MGELLVLNKDADSVWYIDADSGERLATVETDFNPHEVALSPDGETAYVTCSLGDSLLFLDNESREVRDRFEHDLFDFPHGLAVRESAGELWLVSTYSSQVFVFDIETEDLLETFPTYQEHSHMVTFGPDEERAYIANIGSDSVTVVDADDRRVVADPPVGEGPEGIEVDPDTGEILVANQDDGRLSVIDPETLSDDGMALLGTTPIRVVLDPDNRYAFVPNRESNDVSVVDTEFVRDGERRPWEVARIPVGIWPGGTVFDPDGGRAFVANNKTNDVSVIDTEVFEEVDRFETDYHPDGITFRET; the protein is encoded by the coding sequence ATGGGCGAACTCCTCGTTCTGAACAAAGACGCTGACAGCGTCTGGTACATTGACGCCGACAGTGGCGAGCGACTCGCGACTGTTGAAACCGATTTTAACCCACACGAAGTCGCGCTCTCCCCGGACGGCGAGACGGCGTACGTCACCTGCTCGCTGGGTGACTCACTGCTGTTTCTCGACAACGAGTCGCGGGAGGTGCGTGACCGCTTCGAACACGACCTGTTCGACTTCCCGCACGGTCTCGCGGTGCGCGAATCGGCGGGCGAACTGTGGCTGGTCTCGACGTACTCCAGTCAGGTGTTTGTGTTCGACATCGAGACAGAAGACCTGCTTGAGACGTTCCCGACGTATCAAGAGCACTCGCATATGGTCACGTTCGGACCCGACGAGGAACGCGCGTACATCGCCAACATCGGGAGTGACTCGGTCACGGTCGTCGACGCTGACGACCGCCGCGTCGTCGCCGACCCACCCGTCGGAGAGGGCCCGGAGGGAATCGAGGTTGACCCCGACACCGGCGAGATACTCGTCGCGAACCAGGACGACGGTCGCCTCTCGGTGATCGATCCGGAGACGCTCAGCGACGACGGGATGGCGTTGCTCGGAACCACGCCGATCCGTGTCGTCCTTGACCCAGACAACCGCTACGCGTTCGTCCCGAATCGGGAGTCGAACGACGTCTCCGTCGTCGACACCGAGTTCGTCCGTGACGGTGAGCGCCGTCCTTGGGAAGTCGCCCGGATTCCGGTTGGTATCTGGCCCGGCGGAACCGTCTTCGACCCCGACGGCGGGCGAGCGTTCGTCGCGAACAACAAGACGAACGACGTGTCTGTAATCGATACGGAGGTGTTCGAGGAGGTGGACCGTTTCGAGACGGACTACCACCCCGATGGAATAACGTTCCGGGAAACGTAG
- a CDS encoding right-handed parallel beta-helix repeat-containing protein, translating to MTIAGPPPAAEGTAEVVLTDPTRGFLLFRNRRGATATDRPQGPTIRDLTIRHDPLPFTQGRIVDLSADRRTITLAVDDGFPNVDAAPFTAHEPLVISANVFTADGARVKRVTEDARSNFKRFARIDAIDTQTAELRLADGIEPGGLQVDRRLALIPRHQNATLFIHADVTEPTYERVRVHSTANFAFEFNACDRPVVRDCVVTPAPNSGALVATNADGVHCNNCPRGPLVEGNTFRRTSDDPIVADTELMAVREFLDDQTVAVAADFGTRVGAGDRLVAATPSLERIGMLPAVDAVDERGGGITDDAVNPESVTFTDSVRDILEVGDALVGPRMRNREAVVRDNTVEATRARYVRFGGVAGGVIERNRFLGTNANGIELDASGDIRPGFSDLKGWSTDVRIRDNDIRDTGLVGVPSGIPRAIVVGVDGGEGLAPDASTTGRPHRNVTLSNNRIRGVAGHGIELADVEGVTIDGDRIENPNRIPVSDIAAYGIGLRNVRDATVTGVTVRSDADLSGFGWRVESEGVSVSDNRFEIDSTAQQAIFEQLREQ from the coding sequence GTGACTATCGCCGGCCCACCGCCTGCGGCCGAAGGGACGGCAGAAGTCGTGCTCACCGATCCGACACGCGGCTTCCTCTTGTTTCGCAATCGCCGAGGCGCGACCGCCACCGACAGGCCACAGGGGCCGACAATCCGTGATCTCACGATACGCCACGACCCGCTTCCGTTCACACAGGGGCGTATCGTCGACCTCTCAGCAGACAGACGGACGATCACACTGGCAGTCGACGACGGATTTCCAAACGTCGACGCCGCGCCCTTCACAGCTCACGAGCCGCTTGTCATCTCTGCCAATGTGTTCACCGCTGACGGAGCGCGCGTTAAGCGTGTAACTGAGGATGCGCGCAGCAATTTCAAACGGTTCGCTCGAATCGACGCTATCGACACCCAGACGGCCGAACTACGGTTGGCCGACGGTATCGAACCGGGTGGACTCCAGGTCGACCGACGCCTCGCGCTGATCCCTCGACATCAGAACGCTACGCTGTTTATACACGCGGACGTCACGGAACCGACGTACGAACGGGTTCGCGTCCACTCGACGGCAAACTTCGCGTTCGAGTTCAACGCCTGTGATCGTCCGGTAGTCCGAGACTGCGTCGTCACGCCGGCCCCCAATTCAGGTGCACTCGTCGCCACGAACGCCGACGGTGTCCACTGTAACAATTGTCCGCGCGGGCCGTTGGTTGAGGGGAACACCTTCCGGCGGACCAGCGACGACCCCATTGTCGCCGACACGGAACTGATGGCGGTCCGGGAATTCCTCGACGACCAGACCGTTGCCGTCGCCGCCGATTTCGGCACGCGTGTCGGTGCGGGCGACAGACTCGTCGCAGCGACGCCAAGCCTCGAACGGATCGGGATGCTGCCGGCGGTGGACGCCGTCGACGAACGCGGTGGCGGAATAACGGACGACGCGGTGAACCCCGAGTCAGTCACGTTCACAGACTCGGTTCGTGACATCCTCGAGGTCGGTGATGCGCTCGTCGGCCCCCGGATGCGAAACAGAGAGGCGGTCGTGCGGGACAACACCGTCGAGGCCACGCGAGCACGCTACGTTCGCTTCGGTGGCGTCGCCGGTGGTGTGATCGAGAGGAACCGCTTCCTCGGGACGAACGCCAATGGGATCGAACTCGACGCTTCCGGTGACATTCGTCCCGGATTTAGCGACCTCAAGGGATGGAGCACGGACGTCCGGATCCGTGACAATGACATCCGCGATACCGGCCTCGTCGGTGTCCCATCTGGGATTCCCCGTGCGATCGTTGTCGGGGTCGACGGTGGTGAGGGGCTTGCTCCGGACGCCTCGACAACCGGCCGCCCACACCGAAATGTCACACTCTCAAACAACAGGATACGCGGTGTGGCCGGACACGGGATCGAACTCGCAGACGTCGAGGGCGTGACGATCGATGGCGACCGTATTGAGAATCCGAACCGTATTCCCGTCTCTGACATCGCGGCGTACGGGATCGGCCTCCGAAACGTCCGTGACGCAACAGTCACCGGTGTCACAGTGCGGTCCGACGCCGACCTCTCGGGCTTTGGCTGGCGGGTCGAGAGTGAGGGAGTCTCCGTGAGTGACAATAGATTCGAGATTGACAGTACAGCGCAACAAGCGATCTTCGAACAGTTGCGCGAGCAGTAG
- a CDS encoding PAS domain S-box protein, which produces MTPGASDAIRILHVDDEPQIGDLTARFLEREDDRFEVETTTEVSEAVDRLASVECVISDYDMPEYTGIEFLRVVREEYPNLPFILFTGKGSEEVAAEAISAGVTDYLQKRGGSDQYTLLANRVSNAVERRRAERSAAETEQRLTELASNTEDILWGFSGDWEECLFLNAAYDDIWGQPRHAVKEDPMAFLDSIHPDDRQRARDAMTDLTAGTSVDLELRVNESANFDRWVWVQGQAITDTAGNVVRVVGFARDVTERKQHEQALHELHTTLADLQAAETPEAVCDRIVDAAEQILSFDLCLTALERDGELVIATASEQFGDNRRSQLSVSEGLAGETFRRGETIVADGTDDHEFGNPTGEYQSFLSAPIGEHGVFQAVSADESRFDAVDRDLTELLTGHAKQALDRLARDRELKQYERMVNAAGDMMYVLDSTGRIEFANDTATALTGYDRETLLGESIDLLIDSDDRAAGDEYIAAMLSDRRDPPSDAFSWTLVTADGERIDVESQITLLNDGDEWRGTVGVVRDITERRERERELERKNQRLEEFTQLASHDLRNPLNIATGHTELAAEECDSEHLETATRALDRMDGLIDDLLTLSKQGRSLGDVEAVALSEVADEAWAMVETDEATLDVTTDLVVRADASRLRELLGNLFHNSVEHGGDSVTITVGRLDPAAGFYVEDDGAGIAEDDYERVFESGYTTGDDGTGFGLDIVREIATAHGWTLDLTESEALGTRFEFRNVDVA; this is translated from the coding sequence GTGACTCCCGGCGCATCGGACGCGATTCGGATCCTCCACGTCGACGACGAGCCACAGATCGGCGACCTCACTGCGCGGTTTCTCGAACGAGAAGATGACCGGTTCGAGGTCGAGACGACGACGGAAGTGAGTGAGGCGGTCGACCGCCTCGCGTCAGTCGAGTGCGTCATCTCGGATTATGATATGCCCGAGTACACCGGAATCGAGTTTCTACGTGTGGTCCGTGAGGAGTACCCGAACCTCCCGTTCATCCTGTTCACTGGGAAGGGAAGCGAGGAGGTGGCGGCAGAGGCGATTTCGGCCGGCGTCACCGACTACCTTCAAAAGCGCGGTGGCTCGGACCAGTATACCCTGCTTGCTAATCGGGTCTCGAACGCTGTCGAGCGCCGACGCGCAGAGCGAAGCGCCGCCGAGACGGAGCAACGACTCACTGAACTGGCGTCCAACACTGAAGACATTCTGTGGGGATTCTCTGGCGACTGGGAAGAGTGCCTGTTCTTGAACGCCGCCTATGACGACATCTGGGGTCAGCCGCGGCACGCGGTCAAGGAAGACCCGATGGCGTTCCTCGACAGTATCCACCCCGACGACAGACAGCGTGCCCGGGACGCGATGACCGACCTCACTGCGGGTACGTCGGTCGACCTCGAGTTGCGGGTCAACGAGTCAGCCAATTTCGACCGCTGGGTGTGGGTACAGGGGCAGGCGATCACCGACACTGCGGGCAACGTCGTTCGCGTCGTCGGGTTCGCACGCGACGTCACCGAGCGCAAACAGCACGAGCAGGCGTTACACGAACTCCACACAACGCTCGCCGACCTGCAGGCGGCAGAAACACCAGAAGCCGTCTGTGACCGGATCGTCGACGCGGCCGAACAGATCCTCTCGTTTGACCTGTGTCTGACCGCGCTCGAACGCGATGGAGAACTCGTCATCGCTACCGCATCCGAGCAGTTTGGCGATAATAGGCGGTCGCAACTTTCGGTATCAGAGGGGCTGGCCGGAGAAACGTTTCGACGAGGAGAGACCATCGTCGCCGACGGCACGGACGACCACGAATTCGGGAACCCGACCGGCGAGTATCAGTCGTTTCTTAGCGCTCCGATCGGCGAACACGGTGTCTTCCAAGCGGTCTCAGCGGATGAATCGAGGTTTGATGCCGTCGACCGTGACCTGACTGAACTGCTTACTGGACACGCAAAACAAGCGCTGGATCGACTCGCGCGCGACCGAGAACTGAAACAGTACGAACGAATGGTCAACGCCGCTGGCGATATGATGTATGTCCTCGATTCGACGGGGCGGATCGAGTTCGCCAATGACACGGCTACGGCGTTGACCGGGTACGACCGCGAGACACTACTCGGCGAGTCTATTGACCTCCTCATTGATTCAGATGACCGGGCCGCCGGCGACGAGTACATCGCGGCGATGTTGAGCGATCGCCGTGACCCTCCGTCGGATGCGTTCTCGTGGACACTCGTGACGGCCGACGGCGAGCGCATCGATGTCGAATCACAGATCACCCTGCTCAACGACGGCGACGAGTGGCGCGGGACTGTCGGTGTCGTCCGCGACATCACCGAGCGCCGGGAGCGCGAACGCGAACTGGAGCGGAAGAACCAGCGTCTCGAGGAATTCACGCAACTTGCGAGCCACGATCTCAGGAATCCGCTGAATATCGCCACCGGACATACGGAACTTGCAGCCGAAGAGTGTGACAGCGAGCACTTGGAGACGGCTACGCGTGCGCTCGACCGGATGGACGGTCTTATCGACGACCTGCTCACCCTCTCAAAACAGGGCCGCTCGCTCGGCGACGTTGAGGCGGTCGCCCTCTCGGAGGTGGCCGACGAGGCGTGGGCGATGGTCGAGACAGACGAGGCCACACTGGACGTCACAACTGACCTCGTTGTTCGCGCGGACGCCTCTCGCCTTCGTGAACTGCTCGGCAACCTTTTCCACAACAGTGTCGAACACGGCGGCGACTCGGTCACCATCACGGTGGGACGACTCGACCCAGCCGCCGGATTCTACGTCGAAGACGACGGCGCTGGTATCGCCGAAGACGATTACGAACGCGTGTTCGAGAGCGGGTACACGACGGGAGACGACGGAACGGGGTTCGGCCTCGACATCGTACGCGAAATCGCCACCGCACACGGCTGGACACTCGACCTTACCGAGAGCGAAGCGCTGGGAACCCGTTTCGAGTTCCGCAACGTCGACGTCGCCTGA
- a CDS encoding CBS domain-containing protein: protein MIVRELMTTDVVSCEATGSLQPVVETMLTESVGSVVVTREGVPAGIFTETDVLRATAHTERPLAEIPIHRVASHPLVTTRPNASIRRAVETMTDNDVKKLPVVDDSKLVGILTQSDIVAHYSDFIREAHRLDAMSGQWEE from the coding sequence ATGATCGTTCGCGAGTTGATGACGACCGACGTGGTCAGCTGTGAGGCCACCGGGTCGCTCCAACCGGTCGTCGAGACGATGCTCACCGAGTCTGTCGGAAGCGTCGTCGTCACTCGTGAGGGCGTTCCAGCCGGGATATTCACCGAGACGGACGTGCTTCGCGCGACTGCCCACACGGAGCGACCCTTGGCAGAGATACCAATCCACCGCGTCGCGAGTCATCCTCTCGTTACGACGCGTCCGAACGCCAGTATCAGACGGGCCGTCGAGACGATGACCGATAACGATGTGAAGAAACTCCCCGTGGTTGATGACTCGAAGCTTGTCGGCATCCTAACGCAAAGCGACATCGTCGCCCACTACAGCGACTTCATCAGGGAAGCACACCGCCTCGACGCGATGTCGGGGCAGTGGGAGGAGTGA
- a CDS encoding TetR/AcrR family transcriptional regulator — protein MKGFTDEQRDRIRSDLLEAGRELFAQYGLSKTTVADLTGEVGIGTSTFYQFYDSKEALYLAVLDREGETIAHRLSEEAVIEGDDPETVVREFLRFLFDEIETNPLVRQLVVSDELDKLREYRTEEEREAERAEEVETIRAFTDPFVETGAVHGEDPELVARAVGAIPYLTLHEDDIGSEHYSEVRDFVIDTFARGLAAEGE, from the coding sequence ATGAAGGGGTTTACCGACGAACAGCGCGACCGTATCCGGTCGGACCTACTAGAGGCTGGCCGCGAACTGTTCGCGCAGTACGGTCTCAGCAAGACGACCGTCGCTGACCTCACCGGAGAAGTCGGTATCGGGACGAGTACGTTCTACCAGTTCTACGACTCAAAGGAGGCCCTCTACCTCGCTGTCCTCGACCGCGAGGGAGAGACCATCGCTCACAGACTATCCGAGGAAGCGGTCATCGAGGGCGACGACCCGGAGACCGTCGTCCGAGAGTTCCTGCGCTTCCTGTTCGATGAGATAGAGACGAACCCGCTGGTCCGTCAGCTCGTCGTCTCAGACGAACTCGACAAACTTCGTGAGTACCGAACGGAAGAGGAACGCGAGGCAGAGCGGGCCGAGGAGGTCGAGACTATCCGTGCGTTCACCGATCCGTTTGTCGAGACTGGCGCAGTTCACGGGGAGGACCCCGAACTCGTCGCCCGTGCGGTCGGCGCCATCCCGTATCTCACGCTCCACGAGGACGACATCGGCTCGGAGCACTATTCGGAGGTCAGAGACTTTGTCATCGACACATTTGCGCGGGGATTAGCCGCCGAGGGGGAATGA
- a CDS encoding helix-turn-helix domain-containing protein has product MHELLYCDSDRALSKYETRDQALFEFLGGSSLLPEFPLLVENGTMTFGITATRADFEEFGDRLDASELRYDLLSVTQREAGSDLLTDRQLECLTVAERMGYFEVPRECTLAEVADALDVDTSTVSETIRRGTGRVLNEFLLER; this is encoded by the coding sequence GTGCACGAACTCCTCTACTGCGATTCGGACCGAGCGCTATCGAAGTACGAGACTCGTGACCAGGCGTTGTTCGAATTTCTTGGCGGGAGTTCGCTCCTCCCCGAGTTTCCCCTGCTCGTCGAGAACGGGACGATGACGTTCGGTATCACGGCGACGCGAGCGGACTTCGAGGAGTTCGGTGATCGACTCGACGCGAGCGAACTTCGGTACGACCTCCTGTCAGTTACCCAGCGCGAAGCAGGTAGTGACCTGCTCACAGACCGCCAATTGGAATGCCTCACTGTTGCCGAGCGAATGGGATATTTCGAGGTGCCACGCGAGTGTACACTCGCAGAGGTAGCTGACGCGTTAGACGTCGACACCTCGACAGTGAGTGAGACGATCCGGCGGGGCACCGGCCGTGTACTAAACGAGTTCCTGCTGGAACGGTAG
- a CDS encoding SHOCT domain-containing protein yields MLVVSGVTAVTLAVAFGFLALGVNSFWIAFPVGFGVILPGALAVAHNYRAEDRRNVDNTRTEESPTELEVLRRRYAAGELSDEEFEQRVEHLLESEGDRPDLSRDVDIERR; encoded by the coding sequence CTGCTCGTCGTCAGCGGAGTGACCGCGGTGACGTTAGCGGTCGCCTTCGGGTTTTTGGCACTCGGCGTCAACAGTTTCTGGATCGCGTTTCCGGTCGGCTTCGGAGTGATCCTGCCCGGTGCTCTCGCAGTGGCGCACAATTATCGAGCTGAGGACCGCCGAAACGTCGATAATACGAGAACAGAGGAATCCCCGACAGAACTAGAGGTGCTCAGACGCCGATACGCAGCGGGTGAACTCTCCGACGAGGAGTTCGAGCAGCGAGTCGAACACCTGCTTGAGAGCGAAGGAGACAGACCGGATCTCAGTAGGGATGTCGATATCGAACGGCGGTGA